A region from the Vibrio rumoiensis genome encodes:
- the pntA gene encoding Re/Si-specific NAD(P)(+) transhydrogenase subunit alpha has product MQIGVPKEILAGETRVAATPKTVEQLLKLGFTVAVESGAGALASFDDAAFEAAGASIVNTEEVWKSGLILKVNAPRINDETGVDEFELIQDGASLVSFIWPAQNEELLNKLATKNINVMAMDSVPRISRAQSLDALSSMANIAGYRAVVEAAHEFGRFFTGQITAAGKVPPAKVLVAGAGVAGLAAIGAAGSLGAIVRAFDVRPEVKEQVQSMGAEFLEVDFKEESGSGDGYAKEMSEAFNKKAEELYAEQAKDVDIIITTALIPGRPAPKLITKEMVDSMKAGSVIVDLAAANGGNCAYTEADKVITTPNGVTVIGYTDMVGRLPTQSSQLYGTNLVNLLKLLCKEKDGNINIDFDDVVLRGVTVVKEGEVTWPAPPIKVSAQPQAAAKPQAAPQPKVEEPKSPTKKVVGMVVAAGAFAWVASVAPAAFLSHFTVFVLACVVGYYVVWNVSHSLHTPLMSVTNAISGIIVVGALLQIGQGNTLVSVLSFIAVLIASINIFGGFTVTKRMLEMFRKK; this is encoded by the coding sequence ATGCAGATTGGTGTACCAAAAGAAATACTCGCGGGTGAAACGCGAGTTGCTGCCACGCCGAAAACGGTTGAGCAGCTTTTAAAACTCGGCTTTACCGTCGCAGTTGAATCGGGCGCAGGTGCGCTTGCCAGCTTTGATGATGCTGCTTTTGAAGCTGCGGGTGCTTCTATTGTTAATACTGAAGAAGTGTGGAAATCAGGTTTAATCCTGAAGGTTAATGCACCTCGTATTAATGATGAAACAGGCGTGGATGAGTTCGAGCTTATTCAAGATGGGGCGAGTCTAGTAAGTTTTATTTGGCCAGCTCAAAATGAAGAGCTTCTCAATAAACTGGCGACCAAAAACATTAATGTTATGGCGATGGATTCTGTGCCGCGTATTTCTCGCGCACAATCGCTAGATGCACTAAGTTCAATGGCCAATATTGCGGGTTATCGTGCGGTTGTTGAAGCTGCGCATGAATTTGGCCGTTTTTTTACGGGGCAAATTACGGCTGCAGGTAAAGTACCACCGGCTAAGGTATTAGTCGCGGGTGCGGGTGTAGCGGGTCTTGCTGCTATCGGTGCTGCTGGTAGCTTAGGTGCTATCGTTCGTGCATTCGATGTACGTCCTGAAGTAAAAGAGCAAGTCCAATCAATGGGCGCAGAATTCTTAGAAGTTGATTTTAAAGAAGAGTCTGGCTCGGGTGATGGTTATGCTAAAGAGATGTCTGAAGCGTTCAACAAAAAGGCTGAAGAGCTTTATGCTGAGCAAGCGAAAGATGTTGATATCATCATTACAACAGCACTGATCCCAGGCCGCCCAGCGCCGAAGCTTATCACCAAAGAAATGGTTGATAGCATGAAAGCGGGTAGCGTGATTGTCGACCTTGCGGCTGCGAATGGCGGTAACTGTGCATACACGGAAGCCGATAAAGTGATTACGACACCAAACGGCGTAACCGTGATTGGTTACACTGACATGGTAGGTCGTCTGCCGACTCAATCTTCTCAGTTGTACGGCACAAACCTTGTTAACCTTTTAAAACTGCTATGCAAAGAGAAAGATGGCAACATCAATATTGATTTTGATGATGTGGTTCTTCGCGGTGTAACCGTAGTTAAAGAAGGTGAAGTAACATGGCCTGCGCCACCAATTAAGGTTTCAGCGCAACCACAAGCAGCTGCGAAACCTCAAGCGGCACCACAGCCAAAAGTTGAAGAGCCAAAATCACCAACGAAGAAAGTGGTGGGTATGGTTGTGGCTGCTGGCGCATTTGCGTGGGTAGCAAGTGTTGCTCCTGCTGCATTCCTTTCACACTTTACTGTGTTTGTATTGGCATGTGTTGTCGGCTACTACGTAGTTTGGAATGTTTCGCATTCACTGCATACTCCATTGATGTCGGTAACCAATGCTATTTCTGGCATTATCGTTGTCGGTGCGTTGCTTCAAATTGGGCAAGGTAATACGTTAGTATCCGTGTTGTCTTTCATTGCTGTATTAATTGCGAGCATTAACATTTTTGGTGGCTTTACCGTGACCAAACGTATGCTTGAAATGTTCCGTAAGAAATAG